ctgtggtggagggctccggaataatttcggccacctggtggtctttaccgtgcactgacatcacacaccaCACAGGTGGTGACTGACAAGTCAGTTTTGGGACGTCGGAAACGTGTCTGTCTGTATAAAGCTGCGATACAGGACAGCTTCCTCCCTCAATAGTGTGCGTTAATGTAGAGGGCTCATGCGGCGGTCCtgctgaaatgaaaatgaaaattggtttttgagaaacggaaatggcgcagtaatttcctCACATATGTCAGTGAACACcacaaccacgccgtaagggaagagaagaaggtgggagtgaaagaagaaagagagaacgaggtgccgtagcggaggtctccggaatagttttgaacacctgggggtctttaacgggcactgacatcgcacagcgcacgggcgccttttgcgtttcctctttatcgaaacgcagccgctgtgatcgggttcgaacccgggtactcaggctcagtagacgagcgccttaaccactgagccactgcggaggGTCAGGTCGAGCTGCGGCCCGTTAGTTTTCTGCGCAAAAGAAATTGCCAACAAACACGGCCTTCCGAGGTTCTCTCCGAAACTGCTGAATTTGGAGGGTTTGTAGATGCAAAACCCACGTACTTTCGCCTTAGGATGTCATCAAATGGACATACCCGATTTACATTAATTTTGAGTTCGTTTGATTTTGCGGCTCTTGTCGTAAAATGCTACCTATACACGGTTTGGCCACGGACAGTAAATTAAATTGGGTAAGGTGAAAAGATCTCGCATTGTGCACTTTATATTTTATATGGCAATGTCGCACAGATAAGCAATAGCCTAACAAAGTTGACTAAAGAACACCTATGTTCagaactgtttattttttttttgtcctggagCCATCTGAACGGCTTCGGGCGGCTCCGAACTTGTTTGAACCGGAGCGAAATGTTGCTCCGGAGCCGAACCCGAAACTTATCCCGAACGCGAATCGAAACCAAAAAATTCCAGTTCAGCACCCTGCATAAAGGAAACAGCTTCATTTACAGTAAACCAGAGAAGGAATTTACTGCGCAGAGCGATATACGCACATATAGGCGGACATAGGCTGGATTCAGAATGTCAGCTACGACTCGATCGTGGCTGCTGCTTTGATGAGGAGCTCGACATAGTTGTCCACCTTGCGGTCCCTGGGGCCTAGAGGGACCAGCTTGGGCAAAGCCCTGCAGGCCGCAGATCCCTTCGGGTGATCGGTGCACACCAATTTCAATGTCTTGCCCATCACCCTGTCCATCAAACCCAGCAAGTACTCCTTTGCGCCGACACCTTCGCACGGCAGTAGGGCCTTGCCGACGCAGTCGACCATGTCTCCATAAGCACTGCGAGGGCAAGGTATGAAAGAACAGGGCGCTCCACCAGCTACAAGTTTAGATTATAGCTGCGAAGCTGAGCAATTCAACAGTTAACGATCATCAATTCAATTCACTAaagattttttatatttttactgCGAAAACACTGCTACACTCACCAACACGGACCAGGAACCTTATCATCGTACATAGGTTGCCCGTAAGTACGATGTTGCTTCATTGTCCTGAAACCTGAGTTACTACCGTAGTTTATCCGAGTTAATCGAGTAGTAACTTGAGTAAGCTTGGGTAAATTCCGACGAGCGTCGATATTGTGCATTGGCTAGAAACCCTCGGGTAAGCTCCGGTACTAACTCggggaagctcgggtaagttcggagaagcttcgcgccagctgcgcgagaggttgctctggaagacAAACATGGatcgcacaatccctacgggtggctctgacaggaacagccacctgccagtgcactGGCACATCTCCTAACCGCTGCGCTAGCCACTAGGCTGGTGGTGGTGTGGAGACTctcggggatctatgaatgttaagtagagaacgaccaattatgcatatatggacattaaccaactaaagatatcgcgtcatacacttaaggcggagcttaagtaccCCTCCAATTGTAGAATGTGCATCTGCTTTCGCGCGGCTGCTCGGTCTGACTACGTTAATCCCCTACAAATTTTAGACCGCAGCTCCTAGCTGCCGGTTCGTGGGTTCAGGCGCGTCGTCGTCGGACTAGTAACCGAGCGCAGAGGGAGGAAGGAGTGGGATCGGGTGCGATGGGATCGCGGGAGGCGCTCTCTCCCTCTGGCATGTCCCAGCGCGGGGCACCCGGTTCTCCACTCTCCGCGaggcatttgtaataagcaggcttgtctacgcactcccatacttaaaattagacagtagttaaaaagccaaagtagagtctatgattagaacagcataaaaggtagcattagggctaccgaactgtacctccaccgaaaggtttctgggcttgggagtacacaacacattagacgagcttacagaggcacacttaacaatgcagagaggccggctttcccgcaccaaagcaggaagaaccatacttgatcgtttaggactaggcatacagttgccaccccaagataccaaaacacagatacctaaacgcatggctaaggtaataagagttaagccactagctaagaatatgcatcctgctcaccacgaggggaggagaagggctagggcaaaagctctacacaacgtatacaaccaagatgaacatgcagtatatgtagatgccgcagaatatccccagaaacaagcgttcgcactaacggcggtggatacgcaaggtagactgatagtctccggcactaccataacgaaatcctcggaaacggcagaagaggcgacaatcgcccttgctatcattaacacagaagctactaccatactcagcgcctctaaatttgccatacgcaattatgcgaggggcagaatttctaaggcagcaatgagcatattgggtcaaaccaaagacttagacagaattattgaattgatatgggtcccggctcactcggggaaccctggtaatgaagcggcacacataacagctcgaggattcgtcagccgagcagagacgctgtcgttgctgagagtttttcgaaggacggcctatcatcatttcacgatattactaatcattttaaacttgaaaggaggatattccctcctccagacaaagcctttattaaggagcaggagaccacttggaggcgactccagacgcgatccttcatgacgccttacctgttgtcaaaattctacccctgTGAATACGatcctgcatgtacattatgtggtgatttagccacttatgatcatcTATTGTGCAATTGCAAAGAGGAGCcacccccgaaatctctaatacaggttcctactctcgagcagtgggaggccgtgttggtcagctcagacttgggagttcaaacccgggtctttgaatgggctacccaggtcgctgtcagccgtggactgatagccacctagcacggatcgtctgcattctgccttttctgacgaattaaatgttttccaatccaatctcCGCGAGGCGGCGCGCGTGGACAGACAGACGTTCGAAAACGTTAGATCTCTCCCGAGAATACAGAAGGAGAGGGAGGTAAATAAACGTGTGCTGCGgcgcctcctctctctctctctctgagctcCACCACCCACTTGTAGAAGTTTCGGAGTTGACTATTACGCCTTTGAGCGGGCCGCATGCTTTTATGCGGTTGTTCAACGCCGCCGGACTAGCACCTAAGCGCCGTCGAGAACCTGCCGTTCACGCCGCCGCAGCAGACAGAGCTGCGCTCAGATTTCGTTTTAGGGAGGATAGTaaacgttttttttatattttatattttattttattatcgATATATTTTTGTATCTGAAACCAATTCTTCATTTACGATAGCGGTCAGCTTATTAGTGGTGCTTGTCCCGCTCGCTAACGCTGCCAGATTGCACACCGATCCCGTGCGCGAAGACCATCTAACTCGATTAGGAGTACAGGCTGAAGATAGTTGCATGTGTGGTAGTTTTTGTGTACGTCGACGTACCAATAATTTCTTGGTCACATGTTCTTCGCACAGTTGTTAACGTGTTATCTCTACTTCTTCGCTAGTTCATATCTGCTAGTTAGGATATGCCCACTATGTTATCGACGCCTACCCCTAAGATATGTGTTACGACGTAAGTGGCAACTCTTGTGTACGTGGATGTATGCACTCTCTTGATCACCCCCGTAGCTCATTGCATAATGACCGGTTCACCTACCAGTTTCACTCTCACTCGTCCTTCCCCTCTGCCTTCCAAAGTGGCGTGTAGCCGGCAACAGACACCTTGCTCTGGCCTACCTCTCTGTGTTTCACCACATTACATCCTCTTTCTCTCTGTCTAGCATCAAGGTGGCAGCCCTTCAGAGGTTTAGCTTCTTTGTTGAATCTTCACGTAATCCTCCGTAaccttactgaaaaaaaaatggataacTAAAGATGCAAGGTTATAATTAGGGATGGGCAAATATTTTCTATTTTCAGCGTGAGTAGAATACTTTGTTGAGccttttatttctgaatttaATTAATAACTTCAATATTCGATTGTGCCTCttataaaaaaaatttacacGATAATCGCGACTGACGGTGGTTTCCAGTGCAGCCCATCTTCTTTCAATCAGTGTGACGTGAGACGACGCAGAATTAAAGCCGAAGTTGTAATGAGAGCTCATTGTTTCTGCATTCATACTGTCGTGGCCGTGCCACTGGCCAGCAGCACCCGCGACTGGCATTGAAAGCTGTTAGAGGTCATGTCACACGGTGCAGCAGGACAGAGTGTATGTCCCGGAATAGTCAGACTCACGGTATCTGACTTTTCCGACCACGACCACCACTGACTCATACGGCCGCAGACGCGTTTTAGGAATCAAGCTTTTCACGTGGTGCCAGTTGTGCGGAGCTTCTCTCTCAAAAATCTACGGACAATGTTTACATCCCAGTAGTTGCAAAAGAACGGATTAGTGCTACGTAGAAGAGGACGATGAGCGACGGGctgctcgcgctacgccagctgcgaaTAGACAAGGGAAGAGATAACGGGCAATTTTGATCGGCTGCCATCGCATTAGTGCGTGAGCACTAATACGTTGATTAATTCTCATGAGGACAAAAGGTACTCTCGCCTTTGCCTTTTTTTCCTTGTACACATAGCTCCTGCTTAGCGCGCTTCCCTTCCTCTTTGACGCCAACAGTCACTATACGCTGTGAAATTAGGTTTTTCTTATATTATATGGATCCTCGGCACCGTTTCTTTCCCTCGGGTTTCGGACTGAGAAATATTGATTGTTTATTAGGGTACTGATGCTCCAAATTTTCAATATATTCGTTGGATTTAATTTGAAGGTCACACTAACCATACTCCTTGTGTGCGTATAATAAGATAGTTTAATTTAGGACTCCCTACCGAACATACCCATGACTACACTTATGAGCTCGGCTCTACCGCATTTGCCATAGCATGCACAGTTAAGATCATGGGATTCCTGATATCTGAGCCATTATGTGGGAAAAACAATGTTCTGAAAATTTGTTCAGCTGCTGAAAAGAAACTAGGTTTTGCGACAATCATTAAACCTTACAACGTAATATACCAAATCCACAGCCCATTTTGCTTAAGTGTACCCAACCTTACAATATGCCCGCATCCATAGAGATTCCGTAGAAGGCGCTTCACTgattttattgggtttaacgtcctaaattGACATGGGCTTTGAGCGACGGTGTAGCGCTTGggtctgaataatttcgaccgcctgcggtTATTTACCTTTCACTGACATTGCagaatacacgggcctctagcatttctcctccatcgaaatgcgaccgctgcggtcggtatcaaacccgcgtttttcgggtcagtgCCGAGCATCATGGTAACCAACCGCGACGGATTTCGTAGATAGAGAATTTATAAAAATCATCATTCCGTGCAAAGAAGACCAACTCGATATAACTGCCGAGATATACagtgtgtttcagggaagaccaAGTAATTCCCAACATAGGTTTCCTggagtaaaaatatggctttttgagcacagtattaccagtgccGGAGGATATAAAAAAAATCCAGTGAGTCGTCTGAAGTGGTAAACTAATGAAGTAATTTTTAATAATTCACTTTTTAATAagcagagttaggcgcctagcgGCAAGTAGAGATTTTTAGCTTCTAGTTACTCATAGCCGAATCAGTTTTAGAATTTATAAAATGCAATTCCCCTGGTGCTGTGGcttaacaaaattttcttttttgactagttacgtgcaaaGGAAAGGTTGCTTTACCAGCAGGCTTTTCGAAAGGGCttgcattttggcacgatgtaggcaGATTTTTccgggccacagcaccgaggacaATGGCATTTTCTAAATTCTGAAAACTGTAAGCCTATTACTAACGAACGGCTACAAATGTATGATTGGAGCCAGTTTCCTAGCTGTTATAGTTAAAACGATTATTATCAGAAACTAGTGAACCAGCTTAATACTTAAGATAATTCGCCGACTCCATGTTTACCGCCAGCACTGGTAATATTAtgttgcaaaagccatattttaccgttaaaatcctatttttgaaaaatacTTGTCTACTCTGATACGTACAGTATAGTCCAGACTGTGTCACGAAGTTGTTGCGTCTGAATAATACGCCACCCCTAGCCGAATGTCCGCCCTTGACCGTGTAACTCTTGTTCGACCTTTTAAAAAGTGGCCTCGAATTCGATTGCTCCTTGTACTTTGTTCTCAGACAAGTAAAGCACCTAAGAAGAAGCAATTAACATCACAAAATTCTCGGAACTCACTCGTTAATTTATACCCTAATTCTTTCTCTTCGAGGACAGTAACGCAAAAGAATTCTTCACCAGCATTTGTGTTCCATTCCTGTGCTTTAAGTGAAATTTAAAAACTGAATTTCACTTAACTCCGCGGAATGCTTTGTAATATTACCTCTACATTTGCCGTCATTACTTTATCTCGCTCAAGTCTACACCAAAATTGTACTGTCATTcatacttttctttttttgtgtggttTACTTGCATGCGCCTGAGTTTCAAAGTGATCAAGTCATTATTCAGGCATCCCTGAACTAAGCATTTCCTAACAATGTGAACAGAATTTCGTTGCATAATCTGCCGTTATATAGGATATGGCGATTTATGTATTTTTGTTCATAAATTACAAGTTATAACTGTACCCTTTTCGTGTTCACAGTATTTGTAGAAAATAATGCTGAACGTTTTGAAGCTACATGTAGCACTATGGTTATGTACTTACATTTCGGTCTCGACAGGCTTATAAGAACTTTTTTTTCACGAGTTATAGGGTGTAGCTGTGTGCCGCGATCCCATGAGGCAAGCCTATCACCATACCAATAGCTGCTTAATGCCTTTGTAACGCCCTTATGGcacatttttccttcatttcttttgaTTGCATTTGTTCAAATATGTAGTAAGTACTTTTAAGGGGCAAATAATTCAGCCATTGCAACAAGTAAACAACAAGTACCATTGCAACAAATAAACGAATAATATATCCTGTGTACCACTGTTCGAAAAATTGTTGCTTTATATACTAAGCCGGGTCGGCGCAGAGGAAAACTAGCCCGCGTGCGCCACAGAAAGCAAGAGAAcggcagagaaaaaaaactgaacaggCGATCAGGTAATCTGTTGCGAGCAACGTGCTTAAGCAGAGGCGATTTTGCCTGAATGCTTTTATGATGAAATATTTGACGCTTTTCCAGTGTTATTGCTTCGCGTCAGATCATTCGGTATTTCCTTTTTCCTGGTTAAACGTACTTGCTTAATAATGCGTTCGTCTTAGATTGGGAGGCCGCCGTCGGCTGGTCACAATGTTGATTGCAATAAATGGCTAACCGGAGCGCTTGCCGCTGTCGTTTTGTTGCTGGGCGCAGTGAGCATGCCGAAATGGTTCTTGTTTCACTCTGGCCTCTGGCATCCTGGCTGGCTGGAATCCTGCAGCTCGGCCCGGAGAGCGGTAACTAATACCCGGGAGCGCTCTAAACAGGGACACGCATAGGCCTGCTGTTTTCGGCAGCGAAGATACACACATCCGCGAGCAAGCAGGGCCCTTAGAGTGTGAGCAACAGAAAGACCTCGGCGCAGCCGCGGCTCTCGATTGACCTTATCACTAACACCAGCGTCGCCAGACGGCGAGTGCTGATGGACGCTGCGGCTTCCCTGCTCGCGCCTCGCTATCCACGCTACTTCGGGCTCTTGGGTGATGCTATCGCACACGCGAGTGCCCCCAAAGGTTTATTCGCCTCGCTACTCCCTATCTTGTCTCTAGCTTGTGCCTTAAGCAATTCATCGCCCAAGCGAACTGTAGGAGGTTTCACTTCACTCTGGCATCCAGATTCATGAAATCCGGCGGAGAGTGCGTGATGAGACTCGAGCTCACTCGGAAGCGGCGGCGCCCGTTCTAAGAGACTGCTAAAACCTTCTCAAAGACATATCCTCGATCTCCCAATGGCTACGAGCGTCCCAGTGTGAGGGTGAGAGAGCGTTTGTACTCTGGATGTATGtgtgcgcctgccttggcgcgaagacgCGGCGAGTCCAGAAGGACATTTAGCGCCGGAGGACAGCCCGTGCCGTAGTCTGCTTGCTTTGAGGAATGCGCTGCCGCGGTAGTGCAGAGGCTAAATACCACTCGAGCAACCACAACTACTCAGGTTGCACACGCCAGTCTTCGGGATGCCCACTTCCGTTGCCCTGTAATCGTTGTAGTGTCGCAGTtcgcggtgaaaaaaaaattctcttctTTGTTTCTCTCCTGGGTGTGTGCACTGTTCTTGTACGATCTCTCTCGTCATTGTAGCCTCGCTCAGGTATTGATTTGCCCGTGTTGCACTATATTGGAGAACATTTTGCATGTGTGATCATAAGTGATTCCTAATTCCTTTTTATCGTGTCTGTGCTGAATAAATTTTGTTGCTCAGTGAACCATTGACTCCAACACATTCTCTGTATTTCCCACCGGCGAAAGCTACACTTGAAAAATGAATACATCTATTTGGAgttaaaatggagtaagctgtcattTCGCGCTCACCGTTTTATAAAAGGGAGAGGACAGCTtatgtttttttgttctttctgttTAGTTTGTAGGCACCGAATGCACATCTCTCTTTGACTCACTTTCGTTGATTCCGGCTATGGTTGTCGCGCAGATTCGAGCGCAAATCCTCTGAGATCGAGGCAGctgcccccacacgctctaaggggcGGTTCCGTACACCAGCAGTGCGTTTTGGACTGACGGATGCGAAAGCAGCCAGTTCAGCAGCTCAAATACTTATATAAACGCTTCCAAAGAACAAAGTTAGGCGTGATAAGTGCCAAAAATCAGCTCCACCACAGGGTGGTAGGCAGCCGCTTCGATGTATAGTCGGCTTAACTCTGCGGATAGTGAACTGAAGTCGATCCGACGTCCTCCATGCCTTCTTTAAGGCGGGGGATGCACCTTTCGATCGATTAACCGAACTGTCGTTGGGACATCGCAAAACGGCCTGTGCTCACCAGCAGTTGTAGGGGATGAGCTGCTTGGAGGGAGCCTTGATCACGGCCTTTTGCAGGGTTCCCTTGAGGTCCTGAAGGCAGGCATGAATTTTCGTGCCAGCGGTGTTCATGCATTTGGCGGCCCGGTGGTACCCTAAGCGCAACAAAGAGCGAACATGGACGCAACGAACAATAATGGTTAAAAGAAGACGGAGGCCATCCCGCTCGTTCCTTTCTCTCAATTTCTGGGCAAGCAGGATGCCGCCATGCGCACAATGCAAGCAGGAGCTAGCATTGCCTCTCTTCGGTGTCTTTGAACAATTAGGCAATTAGTTAGGTACTGATTGTGCTTTCAAAAAGAAACGGCCCATCGACAGGGACCAAAAAGAAAACTGGTGAAGTCCTGTCTCTTTAATGCGATGGCGTTAAGCGCCCCGTGCCgccgaaaagccggtgtcgtcggcggcgtcggCCTTGAGCGAAAAATTTCAGAAGCTTTAATAAATAAAGCTGAGCAGGAAATTGCTCTAGTTGGGGAATCAAACCAcggcctccggagtgcgagacgagcacgctaaccacccCGCCACGCcagcttttttttgtctttattgcctgttttgacagtttacaacggatcacaaacatgttctgcgctccACTCtgaaacatcaagagcggacatgtgtTTAACTCAcatgagaaaatcaaaactgtttcagagaacacaactctcccatcaactctaTAACCTcctctccaaaacatagctccttgtacacttcacgcggcttaaatatgttttctttgaagtaatgtAGGACAGACCGCACATCTTCCTGGCAGTGtggtacagccatcctgcttcgccaaatgctgcgcaggccaagaaggaaaattacatggtatttataaagatccggctcaacgtccaggaatcgtatcccattcggcgtcaagggtaagtctttatTGTACGCTCGAGCACACCCCAAAAGAGCAGgacatcccagcaatcaataaacacgtgttctattgactctggttagTGACACAAAAGGCAGTCAACACCCAATGGGAAAATTAATCCCATCTCattcatccatgttttaaccggcaacgtaccagtgtgcatcTTGAAGaaaaattggcactggcttagctcaactatgccaggatatacgtagcgaaagttgacatagcatggttagccttggttaatcttgattgtaaGTCGAGAATATTCTGGTTGtttagctatgttgttgtcgcattaaagacgacacgaCTGGGGTGTTTGTGGCGCACGCAAGCTCtctttcaatcctccgacatgtcatcaggcatgcgacgcagctggcgaagcgatcGGAGGAGAGCGCAACGACGAGgtacgtggtgtgacgtcataccaaacggcggcggcggcgagccgcgcgatGTGACGTcttgccagatggcgcggcgagcgtgcGAAACACAgtgaccgtctcacatatcttgatggacacccgaaccgcgccgtaaagaaaggtaagaaggagggaggaaaagaagaaagagaaaacagaaaattgaaagttgcattttgaggaaaggcgcggcgcagcgcggcaggcgaacacctgtggctcggtgctacaaatggcgcatgcgcagttgtgacttgagagcgagaaagagagagagagagagagaaatattcgcggcaagGCCCCCGTTGTGACTTCATTTGCCTCCTCTGAGCACGGCCACGGTGAAATCGcgagttcgcggccagtaaagcttttgctttaaaacgtcttcacacccgctggaACCACGCCACGCCAGCTCGCCACGGCTCGCCAGCTCGATCGTTCGGAATGAACAAATGCGCgactagtgaatacggtgttgtcttggAATGGTGCATTCCTTCACATATGAGCGGTTCCGGCGTCCACCTAAATATGCGTACAGGCGTCATTTCCCTTCCTTAAAACAAAATTTATATGCATTTTCCTTGCTTTaaaacgcggttcaggtgtccagcaagATAtggttcctttccttaaattttccaggcaaggcgtcgcgccgaacggacgatggcgttccgtgaatcccttggcaacgctgctAGACGCTggcgcgtcctgctcttaaagccGAAgcagcgtcctccaattttttgtccCTGTGGCTATGCTGTTTTTTTACAGTGAAACCTGTTGACGCTTCCATTTAGCCATAGAGCACTGAATTTTACCCTCTTATCTACAAAATCAGCTTTAATCCTTTGGTTACTTCGTGACATAATTCAGTTCAGCTTaatttattgatttgaaataaTGAATGTAAATAATtgaattcaatttatttcaattcaattaaattttCTACCTGCCAACCTAGGCGACACATGGCCAGAACAGGTTTGGTCGTTCACATTAGTGCGGCTAGGCTTTCCCTTTCGGCTAATGTTGTAGATTCTACCCCCAAATGCAGGGCTAAATGTCTAAATCAAGCCCATAACAGCTCTCTCTGATCATTGCGCGTAGCCGCTGAGCTTAGAGCTACGAATTTTATTCTTCAGATTGTGCCAATGGGTCAATTCTGCGTTTTTCTAATCCCATTACTTTGGAGAACTAGAGAAATTCTCCAGACTAGACCACGCATCTCCCACCAGGTTCGCTTCGGCTAGGACACAGAGCATTTCATAAAAATCTTGGTCACTTTCAGGTACGACGCTGCTACATGTAACATTGAGTCTTCAGATTTTCGCCCACAGCCGACGGCAATGGTCACATCATCAGCAGCTGCAAATGTACTGCAAAAGCTCCGTATACCAAGATTGCAAACTCCGCAGAATAGCACTACCACGCACGCCTAAAAAAATTCAGGGAGAAAACACCGCGACCACTGGTGCACCATGATTGCATCCGTCTACTGCATCCCACGAACAGATCAAAACACACCTTTGTACGCATCCGAACCAGCAGTGCAGACGCCGTCCAACGTTTCTTGCAATGAGTCCAAGGCCATCAGCGCCGCGATGTGTGGGGCACCCTCCAAACAGTTATTCACGAACTGATGCGTGCAAACGACCTGCTTCTTCTCTTGTCTGATAACAGAGAAAAACAGGCAACAAAGTAAGTTGTTGGGTGGGACTTTCAACACGTATCTTATATGTCAAACAATTTACATGCAATTATATGTTTTATTAAAAGACAGCACCGAGTTTTGTGCGAAAGTAGGCCCGTGTTATGATACTCTATCCGCTTGCTCTGCTCTCGGAAAGGGGAGCACATGAAAGAACACCATAACAACCATTAGTCTATAGTGTTCCCTCAATAGCTGTAATCTATTCTCTTACCTCTTATGTCTTCAAAAGAAGTACTGCAAATGTTTTTCCTGGGCCCAAAGAATAATAAACACGAATGATCTAACAAACCTTATGTTTAGAACGAAGATCACCGTTTTCTGGCCTGGAAGGTTTTTGAAGAATGTGATGAATATGTAGAGCTGAGCCAGttaaagcaaagaaaaatcatCTATGTGCTGCATAGGAACTTAGAGTTTACTTCAAATATCATGAGGTCAATCAATGTTTATCTCCAACTTGGAGAGACAAGGCGCGGTGAACGTTCCAGTGTTCATACCACAGGTGGCGTCCGTAGCTTGCAGAGAATGGCAGAACATAGGCCGAGGCGACACGTACGGAAGAACGTCTGCGTTCTTACCTTCTGTGGTTCGATGTGGGAGGCAAGGAGACGGTGGGTATA
This region of Amblyomma americanum isolate KBUSLIRL-KWMA chromosome 5, ASM5285725v1, whole genome shotgun sequence genomic DNA includes:
- the LOC144134611 gene encoding uncharacterized protein LOC144134611, translated to MMPTSAVGFLLLAVSLTGECRAPLKAGCKFETLRQCGDDYIPFGSTAQIAASRQGFQDKCAQEKKQVVCTHQFVNNCLEGAPHIAALMALDSLQETLDGVCTAGSDAYKGYHRAAKCMNTAGTKIHACLQDLKGTLQKAVIKAPSKQLIPYNCCAYGDMVDCVGKALLPCEGVGAKEYLLGLMDRVMGKTLKLVCTDHPKGSAACRALPKLVPLGPRDRKVDNYVELLIKAAATIES